ATTCTTGTATTATATTTACCTTGATAAACACATCGTTGAAATTTCAAACCGCTTAAATTGGATTATCCCGTTTGTAGATGAAATAGCGAAAAGTTGACCCGCGTGTATACCAAGCTTTACGTTAGTCTGTTATTTACAAAAGTAACATCGCGTTACATTGTATTACAACCATATCTCCATAAAACGTCTTAAGCTCACCCCTACAATCTTCTCACATCAATGCTATGGGTTCTCTTGTCGAAATGAATCCCTATCACGGTGCGTGTGGTCACTGAAATGGTTTCATGTGATATGTTCTGTTCTTTATCGGGGCTTATAGTTGGTGTTATTCTTTTAGTCATTTCCTTCAAAGGAAAACCGCTATAATCAAATTACCATCCAACGCGCCAATGAGGTTTCATATCATCCGTAATATACAGTGATCCCTGGAAAAAACCATTTCGATCTGCCTCATGTAGTGTATACATAGTGGGAACAATAGTATGAATATAAAGCTGATgacattttgtctattgttaATCACTGTTAAAACAAGTATCAAGTATTGTTATTAGTCGTGAAAGGAAATCGGTTATTACAGAtacatttaatttcataaagCAATGTCGCGTTGATATTAAACATTTTACGTAAAATCTCATCAATATTAAACGATAATATAAAACGTCTGTGTTAATTCAGTTGTGGAATGGGTTTGCTATGCACAGCAGTTTTAGATGTGTTGACAACATCATCAACATATTTGGTCAGCTCTGGGATCCGTCATAGATGTTTGGCTCCGATATTCCCGTCCTCAATGCGAGACATTACACGTCAGTACGCTGTTCGGCAGTCACTGGGGATAGAGGTCATAATGATTTCTTGACTGCCTTTGACAAGTTTTTGATTTGATATTTCCAACACCTTCTGCTCGAAATATGTAAAGGCCAATAAACATACAATCCAAATTGTTCCAGTAAAGATATTTTCTTTGCACGAATAATTATCACATTTCAGGGTTAATAATTTCCCGAAGAATACAGTAGAATTTTTGACATATGCATTAAGAAGTTCCAGGTCTAATTCATTAGCACACACTTTATTGGAGGACGTGTGTCAGATTATAATAGCAGAGATAAAAAAACGGATAATAAACAACCTTGAAGAGAGCTGTTTTTGTTATTAGTTTTAACGCATTTTATTCGGTAATGATTATTAGTGTCAGGAATTAAATGacacagaaaaatatttttcattaggGACTTCAATCTGCCCACCTTGATCAACACACAATATTCCTCAAGGTCAAAAGAAATGGCGATATTATCACCGCCCATACACGTATGCCACCCTGTATCACCTTTACAGCATGTTTCTGTACCAAGtactttgattttgaaatttctttCATTGAACtgaattattttgtatcttacaatattgtttgttttctcGTTAAACAAATTTTACAACAAACATGTACCTGTATAAGAAATGTCTTTGTTTATCTGAAGATGTGAGGGAAGTTATGATTGATGTATTAACTAGGTGTTACTGTTAATAACTTGATGGGatacaatatcaaaaatagtATATCTCAACTAGGTACATGTTTGACACGATAGTAATGTGATTACAGTACAAACAGAAGAGTACAAATATGAAATGTTgcattttcacttttttatttccTGATACAATAAAAATTAACTATTTCCAAAGAGAGGATTATCCATCATTTCCGTGTTGCTTAAAGTGATtatttttccgttatttgtcgACTTAATTGAGTTAAGGATAATCTTTTTCTATACATATTATCCGGAGGGCTATAAACCAAAGTCTGTTATCTTGTTATCGTTACCATGGTGATGTAAAACCACTAATCCATGACTCTGTACTTTTATACATTCAGGTCTGTGAGCAGAGAATACGCTGACAGCATTAACGATATACTGAGAATGCTAATAGCTAACCAAGATATAGAAAGGTGAGTCGAAAATTGATAATGCATgtgatatgatataaaattgACGGTCACATGGTTGTTAAGGTGGCGATAACACGATTCGAGATCGCATGTGAAGAAATAGATGTTCGGCAGGATTATGTTACCGGGTAAGGTgtgttgtttattattttttcttcgaTTCACTCACAAAAAAAGGTAAAAGTGAAAAGGCACTATGAAAATATATCGGTACATTACGTGTAGTGATGATAGCTGTATAATATGactaaacatacatttatgGTTATTTATTAATACACGAATTAAAATATACCTTATATAGGTTTGGGCTTGAAATGTAAAGAATAATTTTTATaacttaatattttttgttattctcACAATCTCTTTGGACATTAAATCGTGATATTATACTTGactcttattttttcatttgttattaaAAAACGTGCATCGGGGTTGTCATACCTTCCTGCTTTGCTAACACATAGATGCCGGAACACATGAGTTCCCAAGTTCAATCGCACTCTCGTTATTGTGTGTGCTCTGGCTTCTGTCTCTTTGTGTTGACCAGTGTGTTGACTTTTGTGTTGACCTGTTTGTTGACCTATGTGTTGACCTATGTGTTGACTTTTGTGTTGACCTGTTTGTTGACCTTTGTGTTGACCTGTTTGTTGACCTATGTGTTGACCAGTGTGTTGACATTTGTGTTGACTTTTGTGTTGACCTGTTTGTTGACCTATGTGTTGACCAGTGTGTTGACATTTGTGTTGCCTATGTGTTGACCTTTGTGTTGACCTGTTTGTTGACCTATGTCCCGTTGTTTACAGAGACAGACGTGGGTTTACACCAGACGTAGGTTTAGGATCCAGATGGGCGTCAATAGAACAGCTCACCAACCAGCTCCTCGGTACGTATCATCAACCGACAGTCATACAACCAGCTCCTCGGTACGTATCATCAACCGACAGTCATACAACCAGCTCCTCGGTACGTATCATCTACCGACAGTCATACAACCAGCTCCTCGGTACGTATCATCTACCGACAGTCATACAACCAGCTCCTCGGTACGTATCATCTACCGACAGTCATACAACCAGCTCCTCGGTACGTATCATCTACCGACAGGTACGTATCATCTACCGACAGTCATACAACCAGCTCCTCGGTACGTATCATCTACCGACAGTCAAACAACCAGCTCCTCGGTACGTATCATCTACCGACAGTCATACAACCAGCTCCTCGGTACGTATCATTTACCGACAGTCATACAACCAGCTCCTCGGTACGTATCATCTACCGACAGTCATACAACCAGCTCCTCGGTACGTATCATCTACCGCGACAGTCATACAACCAGCTCCTCGGTACGTATCATCTACCGACAGTCATACAACCAGCTCCTCGGTACGTATCATCTACCGACAGTCATACAACCAGCTCCTCGGTACGTATCATCTACCGACAGTCATACAACCAGCTCCTCGGTACGTATCATCTACCGACAGTCATACAACCAGCTCCTCGGTACGTATCATCTACCGACAGTCATACAACCAGCTCCTCGTTACGTATATCATCTACCGACAGTCATACAACCAGCTCCTCGGTACGTATCATCTACCGACAGTCATACAACCAGCTCCTCGGTACGTATCATCTACCGACAGTCATACAACCAGCTCCTCGGTACGTATCATCTACCGACAGGTACGTATCATCTACCGACAGTCATACAACCAGCTCCTCGGTACGTATCATCTACCGACAGTCAAACAACCAGCTCCTCGGTACGTATCATCTACCGACAGTCATACAACCAGCTCCTCGGTACGTATCATCTACCGACAGTCATACAACCAGCTCCTCGGTACGTATCATCTACCGACAGTCATACAACCAGCTCCTCGGTACGTATCATCTACCGACACCAGCTCCTCGGTACGTATCATCTACCGACAGTCATACAACCAGCTTCTCGGTACGTATCATCTACCGACAGTCATACAACCAGCTCCTCGGTACGTATCATTTACCGACAGTCATACAACCAGCTTCTCGGTACGTATCATCTACCGACAGTCATACAACCAGCTCCTCGGTACGTATCATCTACCGACAGTCATACAACCAGCTCCTCGGTACGTATCATCTACCGACAGTCATACAACCAGCTCCTCGGTACGTATCATCTACCGACAGGTACGTATCATCTACCGACAGTCATACAACCAGCTCCTCGGAACGTATCATCTACCGACAGTCATACAACCAGCTCCTCGGTACGTATCATCTACCGACAGTCATACAACCAGCTCCTCGGTACGTATCATCTACCGACAGTCAAACAACCAACTCCTCGGTACGTATCATCTACCGACAGTCATACAACCAGCTCCTCGGTACGTATCATCTACCGACAGTCATACAACCAGCTCCTCGGTACGTATCATCTACCGACAGTCATACAACCAGCTCCTCGGTACGTATCATCTACCGACAGTCAAACAACCAACTCCTCGGTACGTATCATCTACCGACAGTCATACAACCAGCTCCTCGGTACGTATCATCTACCGACAGTCATACAACCAGCTCCTCGGTACGTATCATCTACCGACAGTCATACAACCAGCTCCTCGGTACGTATCATCTACCGACAGTCATACAACCAGCTCCTCGGTACGTATCATCTACCGACAGTCATACAACCAGCTCCTCGGTACGTATCATCTACCGACAGTCATACAACCAGCTCCTCGGTACGTATCATCTACCGACAGGTACGTATCATCTACCGACAGTCATACAACCAGCTCCTCGGTACGTATCATCTACCGACAGTCAAACAACCAGCTCCTCGGTACGTATCATCTACCGACAGTCATACAACCAGCTCCTCGGTACGTATCATCTACCGACAGTCATACAACCAGCTCCTCGGTACGTATCATCTACCGACAGTCATACAACCAGCTCCTCGGTACGTATCATCTACCGACAGTCATACAACCAGCTCCTCGGTACGTATCATCTACCGACAGTCATACAACCAGCTCCTCGGTACGTATCCTCTACCGACAGTCATACAACCAGCTCCTCGGTACGTATCCTCTACCGACAGTCATACAACCAGCTCCTCGGTACGTATCATCTACCGACAGTCATACAACCAGCTCCTCGGTACGTATCATCTACCGACAGTCATACAACCAGCTCCTCGGTACGTATCATCTACCGACAGTCATACAACCAGCTCCTCGTTACGTATCATCTACCGACAGTCATACAAAACGTTATTATATCATCgggttataatgtgtgaatcagTTATATCCAATACAACGATCTTGTTTGTCTTGTTTTTAAAACTCGATTCATGATTGCTGGGATTGAACAATGTTTAAGATGGATACGCGTATCCCTGTGCATTTTCGAACAATTTTCTGTCCCCgcaaattatatttcatttattttaatttggttTATGAGTTATGCACTTTATGCGAATTTATTTATACTTTGTAAAGTGtatttattgaataaatcaggataaatacaaaataatgtaacaTGTTTACGGAGCAGCAGAAAAAACCGCAAATGCGCGGAAACAAGTTctttattttattgtcaaaatgCTTGATAAAGGTTTTATTTTCGTTTCAGCCCGTGAACATCTTCATAGCGGTAATTCCCCGGGAAGGAGGTAGAGCAAGTTGTAACTGAGGTCAATTGTAGacaaacacatatttttttcgtatatatattataacatgcAACATGTACCAGTAAAATTGAATGTTTtcacaattgttttatttctgcTTTTATTGCAATTGTAAAATCGAAAGCTGGATGTCATGGAAAGGTACctatacatttatatctatatctacaaaGAAAAGTTTAGCGTGATCAATAGGTTGACTCTGGCTATTACTGgacgtaaaataaaaacaaacaaataatggaAGATTGACGCCATTGTCGAAAGGTCACTCAATATTATGACGATAGTCGTCCATAAAGTAGAGTGCACTGTTAATCTATTCTGGTGCAATATTAACAAGTAGCTCAATgataaattgaggtatttttgaTAACTGCAATATTGTCGACACCTACACGAAATGTGGAAAATCTAATTAGCGAAATTCTATTTGAGGGCAATCATTTCTGGGGCGAAAACAGTCTAATACTGTCATTTCCTTCGTTTTGCCCGCGGAAAATCGCAATCATAAGATGTCTAATGTGAGCTAATTGTTGATATGGAAATTATAACCTAATTTAAAAAACATACACTACATGTTTATACTTGGTTATATGTTGTTAGGTTTTTCAATTTTACAGAACAGCAGGTTTTCCTGACCACAGTTCAAAAAGCGgtatttttaaatgaatttcatTGCATATAAAGTTATTCGAAAACAAATTATACATCACAGGTACTTTTATATTTCACGTCCTTGTATGTCAAATCACGTTATCAAAATAGGCTGATGTGCTGATGTACACACTATACTTGTTATTCCGTTATCGACTTTTTTAATCTCCCTTTTCAGAAACCCAATGTGCGAAAGGATTTAAGTTAACTTTtagttttttcttcaaaatttcgATTACTATTTTCTTTTGATAAGGTCGTTACCTAGACAAACGTTTAgtcaatgtatatataggtaCTTGACATGCTGTGTATTGTGTACGGTCCTATAGGCCGCCCAGCTGTGATGGTTTATGTGAAATGACGCGACTAGGGGACAATATGTTAATAGATAGGATTGCTAGTATAGGCGGTAACACCAGGGAACATTTTCATCTCATGAATTTTTATTCGCAATCGTGATACACGAAATGTAATATCCATCTTACCTTCTTACGAGTAAACTTACAATATATGTATGGTTACACGTTTTGAACGACTTTTACTTTTTTAACACATGAAGTGTGGTGTAGCTTAccattttaatataaacaatgcGTGTAGTTGGTGAATAACGATTTATGAAAGTAAATACAACAAAGTAAATTACAAGATTGAATTATCAGTTTTGGATACAATGTAAACATACATTGTCACACGTTTGACCAATTGACCGTCTACAAGTAAAGCTCTGGGCTGTGGAATATATAGTAGAGCGGCATATGGGCAAACAAATGGGAAATTCGTGCATTTTTATGATAGTAGCGCAAACCTTGGGGTGCAAGTTGTTATGAATATCTAAAAGAGAATAAGGGCGGGAGCCATCGCAAAAAATGTGCCTACTTCCGgtatttttcaagatggccgccattttcGTGGTGAAAATAAGAAAAGTAATGAATTAGTAAGCTGcaacttttgataaaatcatGAAACTTGACATGGGAGTAGCCAAGACAAccaaaaatagaaattaaacaGCAAGTTATTGAAAAGGGTATCACTTTCGGTATTTTTTAAGTTGACCGCCGattttttatgtgaaacttaGAGAAGTAACAAAATTACACTCTGCAGGTTTTgataagaatataaaaatatgcatGAGAGTAGCCAAGACGatcaaaataagatttaaatcGGTAGACACTGAAAAAATTACCTACTTGCGGTATTTTTCAAGATAGCGTTCATTTCTTGTAGGCAGACCTAGCTAGAATTTTAGGAAGTAATACCCGGAGAAGTTATGAAATaacagataattttttttttataaaagcaTAAAAATGCATGAAAAGCTCCATATGGAGGTGTAATTCACCTGAAGTGAAAATAATATGAAACTCGATAATATTTGCAATTTTAAACTAGTTTTTATTGGGATCATTGGTTTTACGCTGCCAAGTATGATGTTTGGTGATCCTGCTGTATTGCAATGTTTGGGGAGGACCCTCGGAAACATGGCAACGCTGAGAATGTTACAAGCTGAAGTTGTCTTCAATCTATATGTGGTCACTGCAGTTGAGTTGGTTGACGATGCAATATACCCCCTCTTACTTTCACATCGTTCGGGTTAACActtatttaaaacaacaatactTATATAGAAATTGAAactaattttgaatatataacTGTATTATAACCAAACAATTAGTGTCAGAAATTACTGCACAAAAGGAACAATactacaaatatatatcattcaCATACCGATATACTGTTAAGGATAACACTATACTTAGAAGATAATTAAACAAGAGCCTAAAACAAAGGATCAAACGGCCACGCAAATGCTTATGTGTATCGATGAACATCTCcattaaattattgttttacatcTAAACAACAATGACTAGctaacattaattttgctgaTAGTGCTTTTCAATGCAGAAAGGAAAAATTCTTTAAATGTgttagttttgtttttgtttaggTAATATCACTTATTGTAATTGGTGAGAGAATCAATCAATGTAGCGTATGTAGCTTACGTTTAATAACTGATCACAAAAAAGATGTTTGACATCATTACAAACGTTATTCAGAGTATCAATAAAACTCGATTTCATTACAATGAGATTTGACCCATATACCATCCATGTGATAAACCATGTTTCTGTTTTAAGATCACCCGTATAGTATGCTGTTGACATTTATATTGACAGTCAATATCGTCAGAGTCCGCTCAGGAAAACAACGATTTGATTGTAAAGACGGACGGATTCTCCTCATGTCAAATTATGGTGATGTTGGGGCAGCTGTAAAGTTCAGTGGAGTTCGACTCAATAATTCTACGAAAGTTGAACGGCCGGTTCTCGGGTTGGTCTGTGTCATCGACTCATATAAATTTCTAAAAATTATGTCGATCTGTAAAGGACTTGGGTTTGTTTCTTATAGCAGAAGACACCATGCATATCCAATAGCTAATACCGAAGCCTCATTGTCGAAACGCATTGCGGcatatgtttattatattataatgtggTCAACAAAGAACTTTCCTTTGCTATCAGAGTAATTTTAACATCCAAGGTACACGCATACAATTCACCACCCAAGAACATGAAATGATTTTAATTGTTACATATTAAGTATAATGCACACTAGAAATCCAAATATCCCTTATAACTAAAAGTCATTACTTTGAGTCCAGCTAAAACACGGCAACAATAAACATTGAGTTTGAGGTTGTTGAATCCACGCGATGGGAATCATTTAACAACCAAACCCACAGAATCGTTTTCTCTCCTTAAATCCATGGCGTGAAATACAATAGCTGCCATTCAttcaatataatgtatttctgTGAACTGTACAGAAGATGCCGTTTTGCCCAAAGGCATACAACTCGTGTTTGGATTTTTGCTTAAAAGGCAATATACAAGaactaaaaataatattaaaagtgCCATCGAATGAAGTTTAAAACCTGCTTTTGCGATTCGTAACATTATCTCTAAATGTCAAATGTCATAATCCGCAAACAAAACAGTCTTGGGGTATTTGATGTGAATCAGACAAGAGAATGATGACAAAAGCAGAACTCCAAATTAAACACTAAGAACTAAATGGCTTTGCCCTTTGTACACGTCTGTCAATTAGTGACAGTGGGAAGAATGTGTTAATTGTGAGGAACAATAGTTTTCACGTTTATTGTTCTTTCACTTTAAAGCCCAAAATAAGTTACTTGTAGTGTAAGAGTATATTTATCTGAACTACTACTACACACTGCAAGCCTCTCCCGGGATCTGGGATGTTTTCACGATTTCGAAGGATGCTGCTATGATGAGAATTTAGTTCCCGAAATATTGAGAAGTTGTTGattcataaataatttgaaatccaACTcgcgaaaataaaaaaaagtttcaaattaAACATTCTCGTTCACAAGTTGATAAAGCAATTCTCATTGTCGGAAacttttatattatatgttgGCCAAGGGTTTACTAGACTGTCAATCTTTACAATAACATACATCAAGGACAACAACCCAACTAAAGAAGCATTTAACAGACatagtaaaatattaaacaGAAAATACTGCTGCtccaaaataaaattaaaggcATCACCACACCATAAGGTCGatctatgtatacatacatgtttatactTGGTACagtttttagttttatttacttTGGGTCTGCTGACTCATCAGTTTGATGTTctgaaattattttacatatttacattaaaaagttGCATCAGTTTATACATACACTTGttcttgggttttttttttttaaataatatttttttgtgaatctGTTACGAATATTAGAGAAACATGGACATttcaatacaaaatgaaattcatcttcaatatcatataaattatataaagtaCATGTTCTTGAATGTTGTGGTATATTTTGGTAACGACCATTTTCTACATTAAGATCTTATTTTGGAAAATTCTTTGAGAAGATCTTTTTAACACgagtaaaataattattttgcagATGTTCTTATCTGTTCAAGACAACCGTGtttatatatatccatatacCTTTGTTTGATAATTCAATGTCATCTATATTATCTGTTTGTCAAAGTTAATCTAAACCTATTCTATaccattcatttttttatattcatcaCCCATACATCATTGTGGTCTAACATTTCTtgataaaatgatttcaaaatacaattttgagTTTCTATTAGTTTCAGCCAACACATCAATTAAGAGCACCAAAGGATATCTACCAAATTCTAAGTAAACCATAGCATTACAAGTATTTTTACGTACGCCAAGTACACGTTTAAACATAGTATGTATCTTTTCTACGTCAGCTGCTTTATGAAAACCCCATATTTCTGAGCTGTAACTTAAAACATCAGTGACAGAAGTATAAAAAACTGATAACTGAGTttctatataataaaataatgttaacGACATACGTTCATAACTGCAAATAATGCTTTTCTGCCTTGAGCTGCTATTTTTTGTTGAGTTTTTCTAAACTTTCCATTTAAATTTTGTAGCATCCCAGGTAATGAAATTACTTAACAATATTCAAATGGCATCCATTATATGtccatttttcattatttcccaaaatttcatcaaatacattaACCCTTGAATAGTAATTCATAACTCAAATAAAATGACGATTAgttatttgttgatatttgaACAGGTCGGTCGTGCGATCGTGACATGATAGGattggttttggttttattattttaacgtcaattaacagccagggtaatgtacatgtaaggacgtgccaggtttgttggtggaagaaAGACGGAATACTCGGGCAAAAACCagcgaccagcggtcagtacctggaaactgccccacatgggattagAACCAGCATCCCAGAGTTTCGAATCTCGAATTatgttgggcagttgccagatactggcTGCTGGTCgctggtttttctccgggtactccaccCCACCAACATGAAAAGAACTCAGAAGAAGATGGCATATTGGCTGTTAATAGCAGACAAAGCAAACTCAATTCAAACAACATGAATGGATTAAGTAAATTACGAAATTGACACTTAAATGGAAAGGAAGGATATCACGAGACATTGCGGAGACGGAGAAGAACATTTGATATTAAGCACAGATGaaacacaataaaacaaaaagaataaaaagGTGGAGTACACCCCTGGTCCTTGTTGTAGGTGCAGGCTACAGGAAACTTAGTGTATGGACACTTTATATATGGAGGTGATTGTTTGTATTATTGCTTAGCAAGGTAATTTAATGCTTGTGTTTCTCGGGAGTTTTTCCCTGTGAGTTTGAAAAAGGTATAATAAGTACGCTGTATAAATCTAAGAA
The DNA window shown above is from Argopecten irradians isolate NY chromosome 8, Ai_NY, whole genome shotgun sequence and carries:
- the LOC138329146 gene encoding uncharacterized protein gives rise to the protein MRLQTWVLLYILLPLVAMVTSIPLYGDMPIYTDKRSVSREYADSINDILRMLIANQDIERDRRGFTPDVGLGSRWASIEQLTNQLLAREHLHSGNSPGRR